From Nitrospirota bacterium, a single genomic window includes:
- a CDS encoding ABC transporter permease — translation MKIPFSYSMRNLWTRRLTTILTASGMALVVFVFASILMLAEGLQKTLVQSGSFDNVVVTRKASSSEVQSGIERQPASIVETLSESALGTDGRPMLAKEIVVLINLLKRGTSKPAQVVIRGIGGHSLPLRPQVKLAEGRMPRPGSSEIITGQSIAKRFKGGGIGETLRFAMRDWTVVGVFDAGNTSFASEIWGDADQMMPAFRRPVYSSIIFKLRDPSGFEKVRARIEDDPRLTLEVRRETRYYADQSEMMAKFLRILGMSLTAIFSLGAIIGAMITMYAAVANRTGEIGTLRSMGFQRKNILVAFLMESLLLGFIGGCAGLFCASFLQLFTISTINFQTFSELAFSFTLSFGIVCKAIAFSLIMGISGGALPAFRAARLNIVDALRTV, via the coding sequence ATGAAAATACCTTTTTCATACAGCATGAGGAACCTCTGGACCCGCAGGCTCACAACAATACTTACGGCCTCGGGCATGGCGCTTGTGGTATTTGTCTTTGCCTCTATTTTAATGCTCGCTGAGGGGCTTCAAAAGACTCTCGTTCAAAGCGGTTCATTTGATAATGTAGTGGTAACCCGCAAGGCATCTTCATCAGAGGTGCAAAGCGGAATTGAACGCCAGCCTGCGTCAATAGTTGAAACCCTGTCTGAATCTGCTTTGGGAACTGACGGCAGGCCCATGCTGGCAAAGGAAATAGTAGTGCTTATAAATCTGCTTAAGCGCGGGACCAGCAAACCCGCTCAGGTGGTTATCCGGGGAATCGGCGGGCATTCATTACCTTTGCGTCCGCAGGTGAAACTCGCGGAGGGGCGCATGCCCCGGCCCGGCTCGTCTGAGATAATCACCGGTCAGAGCATAGCTAAAAGATTTAAAGGGGGCGGCATCGGCGAAACCCTCCGCTTTGCTATGCGCGACTGGACCGTAGTGGGCGTATTTGACGCCGGCAATACGAGTTTTGCCTCTGAAATCTGGGGCGATGCGGACCAGATGATGCCTGCATTCCGCAGACCTGTTTATTCATCAATAATCTTTAAGCTCCGCGACCCGTCCGGGTTTGAAAAGGTCAGGGCGCGCATTGAAGACGACCCACGGCTTACACTTGAAGTCAGGAGGGAAACCAGATATTACGCAGACCAGTCCGAGATGATGGCAAAGTTCCTCCGCATACTCGGGATGTCTCTGACTGCGATATTTTCCCTCGGCGCCATAATAGGGGCGATGATTACCATGTATGCTGCAGTGGCAAACCGTACAGGCGAAATCGGCACCCTGCGCTCCATGGGTTTTCAGCGGAAAAATATCCTTGTTGCATTTCTCATGGAATCACTGCTCCTCGGGTTTATCGGAGGCTGTGCCGGATTGTTCTGCGCCTCGTTTCTCCAGTTGTTTACCATTTCCACCATAAACTTCCAGACTTTTTCCGAGCTTGCCTTCAGTTTTACGCTTTCGTTCGGCATCGTCTGCAAGGCTATTGCCTTCTCTCTGATAATGGGGATTTCCGGCGGAGCGCTGCCGGCCTTCAGAGCGGCGCGCCTGAATATCGTGGATGCACTCAGGACAGTATAA